gggggggtgcagcaGCCCAGCTGATGTCAGATTTTCAAATGAGCAGGGTCTCCCACAGCAGTACAGATTCTGCGGCAGGGGCTGTCACAGGCAGGCCCAGACCACCCCACTTAAGAGGGGAGCCTGCTTCCTTCCGCCTCAGGTCCTTTGGGGAGGGCTCTAGTTCAGACTAAGGACTTCTACAATGGGCAGGGGCAGGTAGTGAGATACTAACAGTGGGGGTGTGCACAGGGGATGCAAAGAGCAGCCAGACCTCCCCCACTGGCCAGGCAGTTGGTACGCTCCAGAATCTGAGCAGCTCCTTCTAGCATCCTTCATCCTTCAGGTACCAGCCATCTGGACAGTGCTTGAGCTGCAGTAACTGAGACCACCCTCCCAAGGACCTTCAGTCTGCGCATTTTTGTGACCTTCTCTGCATTAGCTGTCACTGCTACAGATATTTTTAGCTGCACGTCTCTGCAGGGTGGGGCACTTACCTGAGGCAGGTTTGGTGCCCCCTCCCCACTGACCCTACATCCCAGGCTGCCGCCTGCCATTTCAGGTGAGTACAGAGCAGCCTGTTTCTCTCTCGTTAGGGCTTATGGGGCAGATGGCTGATGTGATTTCTTCAGGGTGGGGCTCGTTCTGACTGAGGCTTTCACTGCTGGAAACATATTTGGCTCAATACTGGAAATCCTTAAACCATTTGCATGGTTTGGTGACTGGGACACAGGGATTTGGAGAGATTCTTATCTCTCCTCCATTCTCCCCACTGAGAAAAAGAGATGGGATGGCCACTGGAGAGTGGAGATAATATGGGAACAATATATTGGGCACAGTCGCAGCTGTGTGGTTGTTGAAGCGCTGAGTCCTTCAGCAGAGAACTGAgatgtctgtctttccttcaggATGAAAGGGGAGACCCCTGTGAACAGCACTATGAGTATTGGCCAAGCACGCAAGATGGTGGAACAGCTTAAGATTGAGGCCAGCTTGTGCCGGATAAAGGTGGGTGCGACCCTGGCTCCCATTAGTTCTCCAGGCCTCAGCTGCAGGGTTTCAAACCCCTGAAAAAAGATGCTTCTTTTCTAGACAccctgaggccagaggaggaaaCTGGGTATTGTCAGCAAAGCTGTTCCCGAGGACTGTGGGATGGGGGGAAAGGATTGTCTCAAAGGGCACTAGAAACTAAAAGACAGCCTGTTTGGCGAAGAGAACTGCAGTCCCTTTCAGGAATTCTGGCTAATGTTTCTCCTCCTGGCTGTGCCCCAGGTGTCCAAGGCAGCAGCAGACCTGATGACTTACTGTGATGCCCACGCTTGTGAGGACCCCCTCATCACTCCTGTGCCCACTTCGGAAAACCCCTTCCGGGAGAAGAAGTTCTTCTGTGCCCTCCTCTGAAGAGTTCTGTTTCTCCTCAGAACTTACCTCCCCCTCCGAGACCCGCCCTTAGATAGGAAATTGTAGCAGCGCGTCTACCCTTACCTATCATGAGATTAGTTCAAGCACAAGCCCTCCTTACCCCCAGGTCTGTCTGCCCCATCTCCTCACCCTTTGAGGCCAACTGCAAGCACCTTTTACTCCATCCAGATGGACCCCGCTAATGTGCCCGAATCCTGCCTGATTCCCTCTGTGATCCGTTCAGGCAATAGAGAGGGGGTGCCCGGGTGCCTGTCTCAGTCTCACCTGGAGCTATTGGAAGGGTAAAGGCATTTGAAGAATAAAGTCATCCAGAGCCTCAGAGGGCAGCGCCTGTGTTAGCGTTCTTGGGAAAGAGGATCCTTAGTCGATACACTTGCCATCCAGGGAACAGGGCCAGTCCAGCGGGTTAGACATGGTAAGGGCTGGAGAGTGC
The DNA window shown above is from Cricetulus griseus strain 17A/GY chromosome 3, alternate assembly CriGri-PICRH-1.0, whole genome shotgun sequence and carries:
- the Gng3 gene encoding guanine nucleotide-binding protein G(I)/G(S)/G(O) subunit gamma-3, which translates into the protein MKGETPVNSTMSIGQARKMVEQLKIEASLCRIKVSKAAADLMTYCDAHACEDPLITPVPTSENPFREKKFFCALL